tactggaccttcatcttcgacgatcatgttgtacattataatacatgcgtacatgatgtcggcgatattgtCAAGgtaccacagccgtgatggacccttcactgccgcccatcgagcctggagcacaccaaatgcccgctccacatccttgcgcgctgcctcctaaCGTTGCGCAAAGTATACATTCTTCGCATCCGTTGGTGCGAAATGAAACGAAGTGGTGCGAAatgaaatttagagagagagaaacttgttaaaacaagtggtgcgaaatgaaacgaagttcaacgagcggtatatatagacattacaaaaaaaatgaaataaagcggaattccgcgggagtcgacgcaatggcggacgtccccgcggaattccgcttaacgccgcggacctgcgacgtcctcagCCCAATTCAGTATCCGTGGCGggcacgcctaatggcggacgtccgcgacggaattccgggactgatggatccgcgaatttctgatgttagtaaatgcaggaaaatacagatcacgacacagagaatttacgtggttcgatttactgaggtaaatctacgtccacgggaagaaaagggggcagagttgtattgcttgatctgttttctacagcttacaaatacaaacttgctatttgctatatggtcttttatctctagagagcttctaacccctttctatcagatctaagttctatttatacattgaactaagatcgtggcttacatcatcactctaggtcgtggaggtcgtgtaggtcatggcctaagatcgtggcctgagttgacgccacgtggtagtgggtgtgttggaagttgtggaaatcctgcatgggtccactaactccttgttcggtcgaaaactgagaccgaactgctttggttgccgatctgagagtagagcttggtcggcttttaccgagctgtaggctgaggccgaactctttggtaatgccgaactcgcagagttttaccgagctgtaggctgaggccgaactctttggtaatgccgaactcatactcttccttgggctttgggctgatgggccgtcattgctgtcgggcttgtttagtacgcaccccatcactaccccccccgaaagacgaagtgaatcacttcggcgaagcgagtcacttcggcattctggataaaggtacgggggaggctgacgtcaggggacgtgccttgcatgtggctgcattaaatgcgacagtaaaatccggccgttgaatcctgaaaaggtgggattcgaaacggtgcgacgattttgaaatcttcgccgaatctgataaatacctcccttctttatcattgaagcacttttgcgactgcttcttctgcactctatctcctttgcgaaaaagattttcttccgctttcaaaaatttcctcagattttgcaaagagtaaggaccatgtctgcttcttcttcgtctgagtctggtagcggtggtgaagggggtaaggggtcttctagccggaaagaatccggggagaagaccgtagagtattttcacagtatcttgagtaaggatactgtgatatcccttcacgaaaaatactcttttcctggggggaaggttgcgattcccgacgacctttaTAGGGCGGACTCGCCGCCGGAAGGTTACGCCACCGTCTACGAAGccagcttagaatgcgggcttcgtttcccccttccccttgcctttgtagagttgctagatttttttcaactccctttaggtcaggtgactccgaactcttggagacacttatcggcttttgctgccgaactgcgtaggctagataaggatctgtctctgagggcaatccttaattttttccagtttaaaaggaagggatcttggttttacttggtccctttacagccttttagggccttttgtaaaaccaaatggccgaaatggcaaaatcgcttctttttttataataggactgcggctcctagttttccctggagagggccgaagtccgttatccgtcatcctcggcctgaaccgttggacgagctcgatggcgagctcaacaagattcccatagttaggaaacaatacacggagtctgagctcgtcaagggcgacgtcgtgttcgacatctcgtcttcggacgaagaggccgagggtgaggatttctctttatctttatgctctactgctttaacgaagaaaactaaccttgctttcttgctttttggcagtgtacatgctgaacaaggctacccgaaaatcttcggagtccaaggagccggagagagagaaggctaccagctcggcgcctgatgccgagaagaatccgaagaggcaaaagacctcttcgggtccaaagaagccggagtcgatttcggcaagtaggaaggggaagacccagaagcccccgagagcgccagagaaagacgtggtcttggcgcctccttcggagcatatctgtgagccatttttatggcccacggacttcgccgaggtgaattgtcttcttgattctttggcttggcttctgtcctgtatttttggtgccctctgttgacttttttccttatccattttcagaggaacgatatgctctccaagctcgtcgcagtcgaactctccaaagcgtccaacgactatgctgagatgcagaggaaattggcggctgcttgtcaccgggccgagcaggctgaggcaaactttgagaaagccagagctgctaggatttcggcccaggatgaagctcagtttgccaaaaaccagctcgtcatccagcgagagcagacgaaacggagtgatgctgccgccgtggttgcccaaggagagggtctccgtgtttacacggagaaactctttttgagcagccagttctcggcctttgtcggtagtctggtaaggctaattgccgataagggcgagcagggggccgacgtcgtgctgcctctgtacagccgagagatagcagctcggcttcagaatctgccgctccttgaggagctcgcttcatcctcggtcctgctttctgcagaccgagtccggagttgtcgagctgatcgggacgagaacctggaggctatctttgcctctgtgggacccgtttcacccgcttcgacttacaacggagagggtgaggccgagccgctggagctggaggccgaagtcgagcgggccgggcatccggagaaggaggccgatcaggaggcggaggcgaggccggcaggaggcgaggccgaggctgaggtagcccaggagaaagaagctgtaccagaccgaggagccggagacgaagctggcggagtatgatttcgtctcccttctcttagtctagtttcttccttgtaaaatggccttgaagccctagtgtaaaaaaattttccttgtgaatgaaaaattctctacacttgtcttcgtatagcttttcgtactcgcctttattcctgttgtattttactatctgctcggtacagctgccgaactaatatagctgctttgtacccaaggagatggagatacttcactggaaacggctgtactcttcggctttggacgaagctgagagaagagctatagccgatcagacgaagaatgacgagcttctggctcgtttagtgaagctggatgccgataataaggacttagagtccgataagaatgatctggaggccgagctgaatacgaccattgctgagaggactgcgtacgaggattacatccgtgtgcgcgggggaatgaccatatcagatgttcagagtcgagttgacgaactgtgggaggaatataatgtactccggaggaacaatgcgctggagagctcggcttgccaacaagtcgtgacatcattgcggcgctgggcctctcggtacgacatagttcttgcccggcgtccctcaattgagagattcctccggcatttcccgccaacagatgctagtactccagctcaaacctctgattcacttgctcataaccctactccaagtcagcaacgaactcagggacaaccggagacgtcaagtcgaggacggactgaagttcgcagaagagctgtggttatgagtgagcaagatcggcaaatgcttcgtgaagagactcttcgccgccgaggtgctagggcttcccgggctcagagaagatgtggcaggtcgattagagcatctcgtcgacctgcttattctgcggctgcctggaacgcccgaactcagcttcacgaggattttgtgaatagatggctcaactttagcaaccctggacagtagaatagtcctttgtaatagcgtaacgccatcttgtagggtagcggagttgtgtgccgaacaagatttgaaaatgaaattttgtttttgttttcgcttctaacactgtgtatttacagcttagcgaaaaaatttcatcgtacttgtcctcggtcttatgaagtagacttctttgaccggacttgtctttggtctgatgaaataaacatctttgaccggattcgtctttggtctgatgaaataaacatctttgaccggactcgtctttggtctgatgaaataaatatctttgaccggactcgtctttggtctgatgaaataaacatctttgaccggactcgtctttggtctgatgaaataaacatctttgaccggactcgtctttggttctctgtttcccacagacggcgccagtgatggatccgcgaatttctgatgttagtaaatgcaggaaaatacagatcacgacacagagaatttacgtggttcgatttactgaggtaaatctacgtccacgggaagaaaagggggcagagttgtattgcttgatctgttttctacagcttacaaatacaaacttgctatttgctatatggtcttttatctctagagagcttctaacccctttctatcagatctaagttctatttatacattgaactaagatcgtggcttacatcatcactctaggtcgtggaggtcgtgtaggtcatggcctaagatcgtggcctgagttgacgccacgtggtagtgggtgtgttggaagttgtggaaatcctgcatgggtccactaactccttgttcggtcgaaaactgagaccgaactgctttggttgccgatctgagagtagagcttggtcggcttttaccgagctgtaggctgaggccgaactctttggtaatgccgaactcgcagagttttaccgagctgtaggctgaggccgaactctttggtaatgccgaactcatactcttccttgggctttgggctgatgggccgtcattgctgtcgggcttgtttagtacgcaccccatcaggGACGTCTGTAGGAATTCTGCGCGAAAGTCCGCCATAGCGGATGCTCTAAACAGACTCTTCCCTTCTCAATTTCAGTGAACGTTTATATTTAAATCCCATCTTATGTTGATGCTCATTCTCATGCTCTTCCCTTTTTGCGCATGTTTcactttttgattttttttaaaatttcctgGTCAATATCAATTTTTGTGATGATGAAGTATGTGTTTCAGTGTTTCCACAGTCATTGAATATTTGAATTGAAATGCACAAGTAGTGATTAACTAAAGTAGTCAAGATGAAAAAGGATAATAATTGAgtctaaaaatacaaatttgtgtacataaactaaaaattgtgCCTCCAAAATCCGAATACATAAATTACCAAACTGGTATTTGTCGACATGAATGGTATTGTGGCTAGGGTGACATCCAACCACATTCATCGTTTAAGCCATATGTAAACATTTCCAATGTACACCTCAAAATTAATATGTTTAGGCATgttaaaatcaaaacaattgaaactttttttgtgtatttagaCGCAATTACCCTTGGAACGAACACGAACATAATCAAGATGTCTGTGAGATGGGATGAACCTCCGTCTTgaaaaggagaaaggaaagcgAGTCAATGGAGAAGTAGAGAAAGCCACCCGGTGTGTGAGTCACGAACGATCCAAAACTCTTCCCGGCCACGCAGTGCCATGCTGGTCCATACACCGAGTCAAATTCCTACCAACAAAATTCATCaattaaattcaaacataaaatgaagaaaaagagCTAAAGTCTCTACCAACTCTAATTTTTATACAATCTTTATAATcgcaaaaacatcaatgatgaTCTAAATcacttaaaaattatattttcgaataaattttaaaaaacatatCCACTAGACCATTACCAATATTTTATTCTGCTTCTTCCTTCATATATAGATAGTATATAGTACCTTTTTTAGGGAGCGGGCGAGGAGGGTGGGGTtggggcggcggcggtgggCGGCCGCGTCAAGGAGGGCTCGGGCGTGGCGGAGGGCGCGCTCTTGCATGGGAAGCGGCATGTCGGCGGACCTCAGCCTCATGTTGAAGCTGATTGCTAAGGCAGCTAACTTCACTTCTTCTTCATTGTGTTTGTGGATTGGAGGCTTCCGCCGAGGCCGAGGGGGGACTCCGTCGCCGCCGCTGTGCATGAGCTGTTTTAAGGTGGTATGCTTGGTCGTCTCCATTTCCACATGCACTAAAGGAGACAGGTTGAGATATTTGACTGTGTTTAATTGTTTGTTGGAAGAAAGAATGTTGGGTTCAACGATTTTGTGGTGAATACTTGAATATTTGTGTGGTACCAATTTGTCTttaattgagagagagagagtggtgtGGGGTATAGAGATTATAAATGGAGTTGTTGAGGCAAGGGAGGCTACATCTTTGAATTTTGACTGGCTATGTAAGTCCAACAAATGCAAGAAAAATGTGGCTAGGTGGTTGGTGGTATTAATGCATAAAAAGTGTTTTCAATTATGATATTCGTTTATAAGTATGAGATTTGAAAATGGAATATTAAATCAGAAGTTTTAATTATTTGCCATTGtttgtttttgaaaaaaattaagtttTTGGTAATACTATAAGTGATTACTCACTctgtcctacaagaatatggaCTTTTGGTTAGGCACGAGTGTTAATTtgcaattagtaaagtaagagataagtaaaaaaaaataattaaaatattgttagtggagaatgagtctaaTCTCCTTAAAAAGATAAgagttttcaaatttaaaagatgcatattcttatgagacgaactaaaaataaaagagtgcatattctcgTGGACGatagaatattattttattaaaatatgaaaaaagaaaaaagggaaaaatactgttattttaatgaaatggtgtggattgataaatttaaaatattgtgATATAATTAATGTAAGTACAAAAAGgtaaatgaaattaataaatgaaaagaTTGAGATTATACGATGATTGAcccaaataaaaaagaaaaggtagCGTCAGCTTTTGATTTCGGACCCTCTTTTCAAACGctataaagaaaatattttattcctCGTTTTTGTGGCTTAGGTACTCTAGGTTTACTCTTTTAAAATGCCTACTATACTAATctcatttaaaaattaatttcacgatttttttcaaataaaattggcATGAGAACAAAATGAACGGCCCTTGATGTATTCTCCTTGAAATTCATCTTTTGAATTGGGACTTAGATTAAATTTGGGCCTTCTAAAAATAGTAGGCCCAATTAACACAAAAACTTATAGCCCAAGTTTCAAATACttctcatttttcaaatctttttAAAATCAAGAATAAGTTTATTTGAGAGGAGAATGTTAGTATGATTTATATAAACCAAagcctttagagcatccacaacggctagcaggacggcgtccgtccgtccgtgtcagtggcacggagacgctgtccgccgctggcacggcgctgctcgatgcatcaagcacgtccgtgccagcgagcaggagACGTGGTagcgtgtgattggccaacggcatagccattggcaatttatttttttaaaaaaaaaacggattttaattaaaaaatccgattaaaaataaaaaaaatttgttcccacttcccaaaatattatatccgttttctatccacttttaatttatttttcaaattttttcccccaaaaatacatattttcatctataaatacccccacttccacacaaaaaattcacaccacactacacaattatcatccaaattctctcatttccattctcaattctcatccaatctttcattcactcttactctaacaacaaaacaatgtccggccacggtGATCACccccccgggctcccacggttggaactcTGATTGGTttggttcacaaccgtttcctagtccggaaacggaatactCGGCCCCttctcaaacccaaggttcggaagttccgggtggctaccggccttacccgatcgacgaccaagattcccccgaagggcaatacgggtggacacctgAGCCTAGAGCTAGGTCAAGCGGCCCCTCCCAAATTCGGACttctcctactcgcggtgtccgcacaccgtacactccggcggagatggagcaattgttcaaagcgttcttgtcaatctccgaagatccggagattggcacgaaccaatccgacgATCATTAtaggtggcgcatctgtcgccggtacaatgaaaaccggccggctaGAACAATCGAGcacaacgagagtatggtgcgcaataccatatacagagccaacgaagaaatccaaaagttccaggggtattacctccaggaagagcggtcggcggggagcggccggagcgaggtcgacatcatcagttccgccttgtcgacctaccaatccatgaactacaagccgttcaagtacctcaacatttggcaggagaggcggtcgcatccgaagtataggggagacgTAACATCCTTTTCTAGCGGCTCCTctaaacggtcaaggtcggtatacctatccgacgccggctccgaagacgtggctagccaacttgccagagctaacttgggtagccccgacgccggcccgagagttcccaacgccga
This DNA window, taken from Salvia splendens isolate huo1 chromosome 18, SspV2, whole genome shotgun sequence, encodes the following:
- the LOC121776425 gene encoding probable dynein light chain — protein: METTKHTTLKQLMHSGGDGVPPRPRRKPPIHKHNEEEVKLAALAISFNMRLRSADMPLPMQERALRHARALLDAAAHRRRPNPTLLARSLKKEFDSVYGPAWHCVAGKSFGSFVTHTPGGFLYFSIDSLSFLLFKTEVHPISQTS